The Salvelinus fontinalis isolate EN_2023a chromosome 9, ASM2944872v1, whole genome shotgun sequence genome has a window encoding:
- the olfml1 gene encoding olfactomedin-like protein 3 — translation MYTWMLTLLVLSLGLGHAQRSTQEAFMMQYFERRIAQLEERLIKCEQNTQQVDQKIYDLSTKLRGQLASMEVHRTEVKTQVDNVAMRVERVERDLEYLEDKTPNQPHIEVEEALMEQQMKDAQKKIVKITLGTDCNIALTGVKSLKIVKKAGDVYGSWLKDPTKGSAKIYFFSGNKNNTVLEFKSLKTFTEGRLAQAHPIQLPFPWQGTGHVVYNGFLYYHRADTPNQILKVHLLNRTVADSMLLPGVGRLPTYALTTHTFLDLAVDELGLWVIYSDPEFGGNLVITKLDKSSLAVEHTWDTTCTSRDAESAFMICGTLYVVYNSRYGGRSSIQCLYDIHDTIHSEESPVLFFPKRYTNHYSMHYHPKDKQLYAWDDGYQTIYKVDLKRKAEV, via the exons ATGTATACCTGGATGTTGACACTGCTCGTCCTGAGCCTGGGGTTGGGGCATGCTCAGAGGTCCACCCAGGAAGCCTTCATGATGCAGTATTTTGAGAGGAGGATTGCTCAACTTGAG GAGCGTCTGATCAAATGTGAGCAGAACACCCAGCAGGTGGACCAGAAGATCTATGACCTGTCTACAAAGCTGCGTGGCCAGCTGGCTAGCATGGAGGTGCACCGAACGGAGGTAAAGACTCAGGTGGATAATGTAGCCATGCGGGTGGAGCGAGTAGAGAGGGACCTTGAGTACCTGGAGGATAAGACCCCTAACCAGCCCCACATCGAGGTAGAGGAGGCCTTGATGGAACAGCAGATGAAAGACGCCCAGAAGAAAATAGTAAAGATCACACTGGGGACAG ACTGCAACATAGCTCTCACTGGTGTGAAGTCTCTGAAGATAGTGAAGAAAGCAGGGGACGTCTATGGATCCTGGCTGAAAGACCCTACTAAGGGTTCTGCCAAAATCTATTTCTTCAGCGGGAATAAGAACAACACCGTACTGGAGTTTAAATCCTTGAAGACCTTCACTGAGGGAAGGCTCGCCCAGGCTCATCCAATTCAACTCCCCTTTCCCTGGCAGGGAACTGGCCATGTGGTCTACAATGGCTTTCTGTACTATCACAGGGCAGACACACCCAATCAGATCTTAAAGGTGCATCTCCTCAACCGCACTGTGGCCGACAGTATGCTGCTGCCCGGGGTTGGCCGCCTGCCTACCTACGCCCTCACCACGCATACCTTCCTGGACCTGGCTGTGGACGAACTGGGCCTGTGGGTCATCTACTCTGACCCAGAGTTTGGGGGCAACCTGGTGATCACCAAGCTGGACAAGAGCAGCCTGGCTGTGGAGCACACCTGGGACACCACCTGTACGAGCCGTGACGCAGAGTCAGCATTCATGATCTGTGGAACGCTGTACGTGGTGTATAACTCCCGCTACGGAGGGCGCTCCAGCATTCAGTGCCTGTACGATATCCACGACACCATCCACAGTGAGGAGAGCCCTGTGCTGTTCTTTCCTAAGCGCTACACCAACCACTACAGTATGCATTACCACCCCAAGGACAAGCAGCTGTATGCCTGGGACGACGGCTACCAGACCATCTACAAAGTGGACCTCAAGCGCAAGGCTGAAGTCTGA